A part of Drosophila ananassae strain 14024-0371.13 chromosome 2R, ASM1763931v2, whole genome shotgun sequence genomic DNA contains:
- the LOC6507311 gene encoding uncharacterized protein LOC6507311 isoform X4 — MAAVQRKLVHKQFNSPMGLYSQENVKATLDRELKAFGAEGIEVDDQISKPLNLANSAVLRAVEEEEQQAKCEFYPSNERQSRPRQRGEADALHHTLHHQLLDQIKTHYLSHQQDVTIDRDTVLKINRLATKKHLLKRDHSWPPAEQAPAASNQDQAHSASSYPSHSIEALREKFQSPTMIIEPTAKEVREQRQREGGQSKERSKTPQKVTEIAEVFHQTPVAKGFSAPETKAADVDLGLVAPRCEYYEQLAHRRPTTPTLPTPTPYRPRPKRQAYSLDRGRSRRRIPAAAVGAPELPPPKPRSSKPKVQRRCIKLATEVKISYGHEGDSEGEEEAGPREEVDLETVPLPPPPAAGNLNQAKTGQDRSVIDSLAAVKQQQQMALALARNGSISTFGQPSQVATRIVPVRVEASSDHLKLSAQQIYDDACSYLQDHRRQEMAEEEPTYVSATSGIKLLQRQGSTPGTPTTPATPPPPPPLMRAKSGEESENKAKQSRRQGGVYSLGTESETEAEKQHEAHVEIAQLEAKYAHIQQSIAEHLRQIDAYMINAKQALERSVQTTPVPTTTPPPPPPPPPPPPAPARPISSGNNESWDIFAHRQSPILTMESPLQAILRQIYTRAAGLPLGGPKEAAPVEEPEESLTENVPIVERALEDLHKIAQALEGKPRKEKKEVDHIEVRSTPAAVQAQHVVIEDDDGEYRHVSDVIANYEQLAKKEFEEWKEEQVARKESKDVKQELKESENKLQAKQDLKSKVELQREPEEPAGTTETDHLEPSCAHDSFSAACCPVCDELRGSPNNWGKLTKADQWRIANLHNEPLENYKATYEIRSPYISRQISWEETQTAPVEKLQRQRSLVEIVTTPASDSPPPTPTPAPPPPPPPPPMPPARLKLQEPEVTWERSRSPSPLPSRKYPAPLIEAPQRASSPFGLNPVTAKASPPSPVNLPQKYSHVPQLEGHNIGLLVKTATEPLQQSMSASSFLLASTPPATPTRPVAQPSPFDFPAQDSEADKFRSLASFDEVQQQQGNKDFNYNRSFDNVSPRPYLGIEGYKRVAWPPASEERIIREFTPQPATQSPAPGSGGYYPQSVAAPPSHAAAAPPQQQQYGAPSYGGYQQQSAPQQPAPQWQQQQQQVPQQQYQPQPQAQAPYQQPQWNQPQQQQPSYQSSPYQQQPSQQQPSYYPQQNGGSTFAQPQYNSYSQPQQQQQPSQLPYSQDQPDLQQQPGAFAGQDSYRGASPGIITLRKEAPVTQKPAPVYTSQPAAVSYQGGSKLRGDLKWPPPEYKEAAARENEERRLLALGPVCRPRRVNRDYTGFFAKHQLNNAYPTYKVPPGTQHMFA; from the exons GATTGAAGTCGACGATCAAATTTCCAAGCCCCTTAACTTGGCCAACTCGGCCGTTCTGCGCGCCGTCGAAGAGGAAGAGCAGCAGGCCAAATGCG AATTTTATCCTTCCAATGAAAGACAGAGCCGCCCACGTCAGCGCGGCGAGGCGGATGCACTGCATCATACTCTACACCATCAGCTGCTGGACCAAATCAAGACACACTACCTCAGCCACCAGCAGGATGTGACCATCGACAGGGATACGGTTCTCAAAATCAACCGACTTGCGACCAAGAAACATCTGCTGAAAAGGGACCACAGTTGGCCACCGGCTGAGCAGGCTCCAGCGGCATCCAATCAGGATCAAGCTCATTCAGCATCCTCCTATCCCTCGCACAGTATTGAGGCTTTGAGGGAGAAGTTCCAGAGTCCCACCATGATAATTGAGCCGACTGCCAAGGAGGTTCGGGAGCAGAGGCAAAGGGAGGGAGGACAGTCCAAGGAAAGATCCAAGACTCCACAAAAGGTAACCGAGATTGCGGAGGTATTCCATCAAACACCAGTCGCCAAGGGCTTCTCCGCTCCCGAGACCAAGGCTGCGGATGTGGACTTGGGACTGGTGGCGCCCAGGTGCGAGTACTACGAGCAGCTGGCCCACAGACGACCCACAACGCCAACCTTGCCTACACCCACTCCCTACCGGCCGCGGCCCAAGAGGCAGGCCTACTCCCTGGATCGAGGACGTAGCCGGAGACGAATTCCTGCTGCAGCAGTGGGTGCTCCGGAACTGCCGCCGCCGAAACCACGTTCCTCGAAACCGAAAGTGCAACGCCGTTGCATCAAACTGGCCACCGAGGTGAAGATCTCCTACGGACACGAGGGTGACAGCGAGGGCGAGGAGGAGGCTGGCCCTAGGGAGGAGGTGGACTTGGAAACGGTGCCACTGCCACCACCGCCAGCTGCTGGGAATCTCAATCAGGCGAAGACAGGCCAAGACAGAAGTGTAATTGACAGTCTGGCGGCGGttaagcagcagcagcagatggCTCTGGCCCTGGCCCGCAACGGGAGCATTAGCACCTTTGGCCAACCCAGCCAGGTAGCCACTCGCATTGTGCCCGTTCGCGTGGAAGCCTCGTCCGATCACCTGAAGCTGAGCGCCCAGCAGATCTACGACGACGCCTGCTCGTATTTGCAGGATCACCGCCGGCAGGAGATGGCGGAGGAGGAACCGACCTATGTAAGTGCCACCAGTGGGATCAagttgctccagcggcagggCAGTACTCCTGGTACCCCTACAACTCCTGCGacgccaccaccacctccacctctAATGCGTGCCAAATCTGGCGAGGAATCTGAAAACAAAGCGAAGCAATCCAGGAGGCAGGGCGGAGTCTATAGCCTGGGTACGGAATCAGAGACAGAAGCAGAGAAGCAACACGAGGCCCATGTGGAGATAGCCCAATTGGAGGCCAAATACGCCCACATTCAGCAGTCCATTGCGGAGCATCTGCGTCAAATCGATGCTTACATGATAAATGCCAAGCAGGCGCTGGAGAGGAGTGTCCAAACCACGCCAGTGCCCACTACTACACCACccccgccaccaccaccacctcctcctcctccggcgCCAGCCAGACCCATTAGCTCCGGCAACAACGAATCCTGGGACATCTTTGCCCATCGGCAGTCGCCCATTCTGACCATGGAGAGTCCCTTACAGGCCATCCTTCGCCAGATATACACCCGGGCAGCTGGACTTCCCCTTGGCGGACCCAAAGAGGCAGCTCCAGTCGAAGAGCCAGAGGAGTCTCTTACCGAGAACGTGCCCATAGTGGAAAGAGCCCTGGAGGACCTGCACAAGATTGCCCAGGCTCTGGAGGGCAAGCCCAGAAAGGAGAAGAAGGAAGTGGACCACATAGAGGTCCGGTCCACACCAGCTGCCGTTCAGGCACAGCACGTAGTCATCGAGGACGATGATGGGGAGTACAGGCACGTATCGGATGTAATTGCCAACTACGAgcagttggccaaaaaagaGTTTGAGGAGTGGAAGGAGGAGCAAGTGGCGAGGAAGGAGTCAAAAGATGTTAAGCAGGAACTCAAGGAAAGTGAAAACAAGCTGCAGGCCAAACAGGATTTAAAGTCTAAGGTAGAACTCCAAAGAGAACCAGAAGAACCTGCGGGCACAACCGAAACGGATCATCTAGAACCTTCCTGTGCCCACGACTCCTTTTCTGCCGCCTGCTGTCCTGTTTGCGATGAACTCCGCGGATCCCCCAACAACTGGGGTAAACTAACCAAGGCCGATCAGTGGAGAATTGCCAATTTGCACAACGAGCCTCTGGAGAACTACAAGGCCACATATGAAATACGTAGTCCCTACATTTCCAGACAAATATCCTGGGAGGAGACCCAAACGGCTCCAGTGGAGAAGTTGCAACGACAGCGGAGCTTAGTGGAGATTGTGACGACGCCGGCTTCGgattcgcctcctccaacgCCCACCCCGGCGCCACCTCCACCGCCTCCGCCGCCACCGATGCCACCAGCGCGCCTAAAGCTCCAGGAACCTGAAGTCACCTGGGAGCGAAGTCGCTCGCCCAGCCCTCTCCCCTCGCGCAAATATCCAGCACCGCTCATAGAAGCCCCACAAAGGGCCAGTTCCCCATTTGGTCTGAATCCTGTGACGGCCAAGGCCTCTCCACCATCGCCCGTCAATCTTCCCCAGAAATACAGCCATGTGCCGCAACTGGAGGGTCACAATATAGGGTTACTGGTGAAGACCGCTACGGAGCCACTGCAGCAGAGCATGTCGGCATCTTCCTTCCTGCTGGCATCTACACCGCCGGCCACTCCCACGCGTCCTGTGGCCCAGCCGTCGCCTTTTGACTTCCCAGCTCAGGACTCGGAGGCAGACAAGTTCAGGTCGCTGGCTTCGTTTGACgaagtgcagcagcagcagggtAACAAGGACTTTAACTACAATAGATCCTTTGATAATGTGTCGCCACGCCCCTATCTGGGCATCGAAG GCTACAAGCGAGTGGCCTGGCCACCGGCCTCCGAGGAGCGGATCATCCGCGAGTTCACCCCCCAGCCGGCCACCCAGAGCCCGGCCCCGGGATCCGGAGGCTACTATCCGCAATCGGTCGCTGCTCCGCCCAGCCATGCTGCTGCAGCCCCACCCCAG CAGCAGCAATACGGTGCTCCATCCTACGGTGGCTACCAGCAACAGTCTGCCCCACAGCAGCCTGCTCCAcagtggcagcaacagcagcagcaggtgcCTCAGCAGCAATACCAGCCGCAACCCCAGGCACAGGCTCCCTACCAGCAGCCACAGTGGAACCAgccacaacagcagcagccatcGTACCAGAGCTCACCGTACCAGCAACAGCCATCCCAGCAGCAGCCTTCTTACTATCCCCAGCAAAACGGTGGCTCGACCTTTGCTCAACCACAATACAATTCTTATTCGCagccccagcagcagcagcagccatcTCAGCTGCCCTATTCGCAGGATCAGCCTGATCTGCAGCAGCAGCCTGGTGCCTTCGCTGGCCAGGATAGCTACCGTGGCGCCAGCCCAGGGATCATCACCCTGCGCAAGGAGGCGCCCGTTACGCAGAAGCCTGCGCCAGTTTATACTTCGCAGCCAGCCGCCGTCAGCTATCAGG GAGGCAGCAAATTGCGCGGAGATTTGAAATGGCCACCACCAGAATACAAGGAGGCCGCAGCTCGTGAGAACGAAGAGCGTCGCCTTTTGGCGTTGGGCCCCGTCTGCCGTCCACGACGAGTCAACAGG GACTATACTGGCTTCTTTGCCAAGCACCAGCTGAACAATGCCTATCCCACCTACAAGGTGCCTCCCGGCACCCAGCACATGTTCGCCTAA
- the LOC6507311 gene encoding calcium-binding protein P isoform X9, with the protein MAAVQRKLVHKQFNSPMGLYSQENVKATLDRELKAFGAEGIEVDDQISKPLNLANSAVLRAVEEEEQQAKCGYKRVAWPPASEERIIREFTPQPATQSPAPGSGGYYPQSVAAPPSHAAAAPPQGPIYNNVQPRTTQPPSAPRQSSYPPQNVYGNPQPTAPTSQYPDSYPYQPQQQQPQQQQPVQYTQGQFNRQRSREPVQAPAPALAPAPVSDYANASANAYPNYQSNYPQQEPLQAGSNVGGGWKHIGAPQPKNHNEFTVPGSGSGVGSLPQQQYQQQPNYQQQQQQQYGAPSYGGYQQQSAPQQPAPQWQQQQQQVPQQQYQPQPQAQAPYQQPQWNQPQQQQPSYQSSPYQQQPSQQQPSYYPQQNGGSTFAQPQYNSYSQPQQQQQPSQLPYSQDQPDLQQQPGAFAGQDSYRGASPGIITLRKEAPVTQKPAPVYTSQPAAVSYQGGSKLRGDLKWPPPEYKEAAARENEERRLLALGPVCRPRRVNRDYTGFFAKHQLNNAYPTYKVPPGTQHMFA; encoded by the exons GATTGAAGTCGACGATCAAATTTCCAAGCCCCTTAACTTGGCCAACTCGGCCGTTCTGCGCGCCGTCGAAGAGGAAGAGCAGCAGGCCAAATGCG GCTACAAGCGAGTGGCCTGGCCACCGGCCTCCGAGGAGCGGATCATCCGCGAGTTCACCCCCCAGCCGGCCACCCAGAGCCCGGCCCCGGGATCCGGAGGCTACTATCCGCAATCGGTCGCTGCTCCGCCCAGCCATGCTGCTGCAGCCCCACCCCAG GGTCCCATTTATAATAACGTCCAGCCACgcaccacccaaccaccaTCAGCACCACGGCAGTCGAGCTACCCGCCACAGAATGTGTACGGTAACCCACAGCCCACCGCTCCCACCTCTCAGTACCCCGATAGTTATCCATACCAGCCTCAACAACAACagccccagcagcagcaacctgTCCAGTACACACAGGGCCAGTTCAATAGGCAACGCTCGAGGGAGCCTGTCCAGGCTCCGGCTCCAGCTCTAGCGCCAGCTCCTGTGTCCGATTATGCCAATGCTAGTGCTAATGCGTATCCCAACTATCAGTCCAACTATCCGCAGCAGGAACCGCTGCAGGCCGGGAGCAATGTGGGCGGTGGCTGGAAGCATATCGGTGCCCCTCAACCCAAGAACCACAACGAGTTTACGGTCCCTGGATCGGGATCAGGAGTGGGATCCCTGCCACAGCAGCAGTACCAGCAGCAGCCAAActaccaacagcagcag CAGCAGCAATACGGTGCTCCATCCTACGGTGGCTACCAGCAACAGTCTGCCCCACAGCAGCCTGCTCCAcagtggcagcaacagcagcagcaggtgcCTCAGCAGCAATACCAGCCGCAACCCCAGGCACAGGCTCCCTACCAGCAGCCACAGTGGAACCAgccacaacagcagcagccatcGTACCAGAGCTCACCGTACCAGCAACAGCCATCCCAGCAGCAGCCTTCTTACTATCCCCAGCAAAACGGTGGCTCGACCTTTGCTCAACCACAATACAATTCTTATTCGCagccccagcagcagcagcagccatcTCAGCTGCCCTATTCGCAGGATCAGCCTGATCTGCAGCAGCAGCCTGGTGCCTTCGCTGGCCAGGATAGCTACCGTGGCGCCAGCCCAGGGATCATCACCCTGCGCAAGGAGGCGCCCGTTACGCAGAAGCCTGCGCCAGTTTATACTTCGCAGCCAGCCGCCGTCAGCTATCAGG GAGGCAGCAAATTGCGCGGAGATTTGAAATGGCCACCACCAGAATACAAGGAGGCCGCAGCTCGTGAGAACGAAGAGCGTCGCCTTTTGGCGTTGGGCCCCGTCTGCCGTCCACGACGAGTCAACAGG GACTATACTGGCTTCTTTGCCAAGCACCAGCTGAACAATGCCTATCCCACCTACAAGGTGCCTCCCGGCACCCAGCACATGTTCGCCTAA
- the LOC6507311 gene encoding calcium-binding protein P isoform X11, translating to MIEVDDQISKPLNLANSAVLRAVEEEEQQAKCGYKRVAWPPASEERIIREFTPQPATQSPAPGSGGYYPQSVAAPPSHAAAAPPQGPIYNNVQPRTTQPPSAPRQSSYPPQNVYGNPQPTAPTSQYPDSYPYQPQQQQPQQQQPVQYTQGQFNRQRSREPVQAPAPALAPAPVSDYANASANAYPNYQSNYPQQEPLQAGSNVGGGWKHIGAPQPKNHNEFTVPGSGSGVGSLPQQQYQQQPNYQQQQQQQYGAPSYGGYQQQSAPQQPAPQWQQQQQQVPQQQYQPQPQAQAPYQQPQWNQPQQQQPSYQSSPYQQQPSQQQPSYYPQQNGGSTFAQPQYNSYSQPQQQQQPSQLPYSQDQPDLQQQPGAFAGQDSYRGASPGIITLRKEAPVTQKPAPVYTSQPAAVSYQGGSKLRGDLKWPPPEYKEAAARENEERRLLALGPVCRPRRVNRDYTGFFAKHQLNNAYPTYKVPPGTQHMFA from the exons GATTGAAGTCGACGATCAAATTTCCAAGCCCCTTAACTTGGCCAACTCGGCCGTTCTGCGCGCCGTCGAAGAGGAAGAGCAGCAGGCCAAATGCG GCTACAAGCGAGTGGCCTGGCCACCGGCCTCCGAGGAGCGGATCATCCGCGAGTTCACCCCCCAGCCGGCCACCCAGAGCCCGGCCCCGGGATCCGGAGGCTACTATCCGCAATCGGTCGCTGCTCCGCCCAGCCATGCTGCTGCAGCCCCACCCCAG GGTCCCATTTATAATAACGTCCAGCCACgcaccacccaaccaccaTCAGCACCACGGCAGTCGAGCTACCCGCCACAGAATGTGTACGGTAACCCACAGCCCACCGCTCCCACCTCTCAGTACCCCGATAGTTATCCATACCAGCCTCAACAACAACagccccagcagcagcaacctgTCCAGTACACACAGGGCCAGTTCAATAGGCAACGCTCGAGGGAGCCTGTCCAGGCTCCGGCTCCAGCTCTAGCGCCAGCTCCTGTGTCCGATTATGCCAATGCTAGTGCTAATGCGTATCCCAACTATCAGTCCAACTATCCGCAGCAGGAACCGCTGCAGGCCGGGAGCAATGTGGGCGGTGGCTGGAAGCATATCGGTGCCCCTCAACCCAAGAACCACAACGAGTTTACGGTCCCTGGATCGGGATCAGGAGTGGGATCCCTGCCACAGCAGCAGTACCAGCAGCAGCCAAActaccaacagcagcag CAGCAGCAATACGGTGCTCCATCCTACGGTGGCTACCAGCAACAGTCTGCCCCACAGCAGCCTGCTCCAcagtggcagcaacagcagcagcaggtgcCTCAGCAGCAATACCAGCCGCAACCCCAGGCACAGGCTCCCTACCAGCAGCCACAGTGGAACCAgccacaacagcagcagccatcGTACCAGAGCTCACCGTACCAGCAACAGCCATCCCAGCAGCAGCCTTCTTACTATCCCCAGCAAAACGGTGGCTCGACCTTTGCTCAACCACAATACAATTCTTATTCGCagccccagcagcagcagcagccatcTCAGCTGCCCTATTCGCAGGATCAGCCTGATCTGCAGCAGCAGCCTGGTGCCTTCGCTGGCCAGGATAGCTACCGTGGCGCCAGCCCAGGGATCATCACCCTGCGCAAGGAGGCGCCCGTTACGCAGAAGCCTGCGCCAGTTTATACTTCGCAGCCAGCCGCCGTCAGCTATCAGG GAGGCAGCAAATTGCGCGGAGATTTGAAATGGCCACCACCAGAATACAAGGAGGCCGCAGCTCGTGAGAACGAAGAGCGTCGCCTTTTGGCGTTGGGCCCCGTCTGCCGTCCACGACGAGTCAACAGG GACTATACTGGCTTCTTTGCCAAGCACCAGCTGAACAATGCCTATCCCACCTACAAGGTGCCTCCCGGCACCCAGCACATGTTCGCCTAA
- the LOC6507311 gene encoding chromatin modification-related protein eaf-1 isoform X3: protein MIEVDDQISKPLNLANSAVLRAVEEEEQQAKCEFYPSNERQSRPRQRGEADALHHTLHHQLLDQIKTHYLSHQQDVTIDRDTVLKINRLATKKHLLKRDHSWPPAEQAPAASNQDQAHSASSYPSHSIEALREKFQSPTMIIEPTAKEVREQRQREGGQSKERSKTPQKVTEIAEVFHQTPVAKGFSAPETKAADVDLGLVAPRCEYYEQLAHRRPTTPTLPTPTPYRPRPKRQAYSLDRGRSRRRIPAAAVGAPELPPPKPRSSKPKVQRRCIKLATEVKISYGHEGDSEGEEEAGPREEVDLETVPLPPPPAAGNLNQAKTGQDRSVIDSLAAVKQQQQMALALARNGSISTFGQPSQVATRIVPVRVEASSDHLKLSAQQIYDDACSYLQDHRRQEMAEEEPTYVSATSGIKLLQRQGSTPGTPTTPATPPPPPPLMRAKSGEESENKAKQSRRQGGVYSLGTESETEAEKQHEAHVEIAQLEAKYAHIQQSIAEHLRQIDAYMINAKQALERSVQTTPVPTTTPPPPPPPPPPPPAPARPISSGNNESWDIFAHRQSPILTMESPLQAILRQIYTRAAGLPLGGPKEAAPVEEPEESLTENVPIVERALEDLHKIAQALEGKPRKEKKEVDHIEVRSTPAAVQAQHVVIEDDDGEYRHVSDVIANYEQLAKKEFEEWKEEQVARKESKDVKQELKESENKLQAKQDLKSKVELQREPEEPAGTTETDHLEPSCAHDSFSAACCPVCDELRGSPNNWGKLTKADQWRIANLHNEPLENYKATYEIRSPYISRQISWEETQTAPVEKLQRQRSLVEIVTTPASDSPPPTPTPAPPPPPPPPPMPPARLKLQEPEVTWERSRSPSPLPSRKYPAPLIEAPQRASSPFGLNPVTAKASPPSPVNLPQKYSHVPQLEGHNIGLLVKTATEPLQQSMSASSFLLASTPPATPTRPVAQPSPFDFPAQDSEADKFRSLASFDEVQQQQGNKDFNYNRSFDNVSPRPYLGIEGYKRVAWPPASEERIIREFTPQPATQSPAPGSGGYYPQSVAAPPSHAAAAPPQSNYPQQEPLQAGSNVGGGWKHIGAPQPKNHNEFTVPGSGSGVGSLPQQQYQQQPNYQQQQQQQYGAPSYGGYQQQSAPQQPAPQWQQQQQQVPQQQYQPQPQAQAPYQQPQWNQPQQQQPSYQSSPYQQQPSQQQPSYYPQQNGGSTFAQPQYNSYSQPQQQQQPSQLPYSQDQPDLQQQPGAFAGQDSYRGASPGIITLRKEAPVTQKPAPVYTSQPAAVSYQGGSKLRGDLKWPPPEYKEAAARENEERRLLALGPVCRPRRVNRDYTGFFAKHQLNNAYPTYKVPPGTQHMFA, encoded by the exons GATTGAAGTCGACGATCAAATTTCCAAGCCCCTTAACTTGGCCAACTCGGCCGTTCTGCGCGCCGTCGAAGAGGAAGAGCAGCAGGCCAAATGCG AATTTTATCCTTCCAATGAAAGACAGAGCCGCCCACGTCAGCGCGGCGAGGCGGATGCACTGCATCATACTCTACACCATCAGCTGCTGGACCAAATCAAGACACACTACCTCAGCCACCAGCAGGATGTGACCATCGACAGGGATACGGTTCTCAAAATCAACCGACTTGCGACCAAGAAACATCTGCTGAAAAGGGACCACAGTTGGCCACCGGCTGAGCAGGCTCCAGCGGCATCCAATCAGGATCAAGCTCATTCAGCATCCTCCTATCCCTCGCACAGTATTGAGGCTTTGAGGGAGAAGTTCCAGAGTCCCACCATGATAATTGAGCCGACTGCCAAGGAGGTTCGGGAGCAGAGGCAAAGGGAGGGAGGACAGTCCAAGGAAAGATCCAAGACTCCACAAAAGGTAACCGAGATTGCGGAGGTATTCCATCAAACACCAGTCGCCAAGGGCTTCTCCGCTCCCGAGACCAAGGCTGCGGATGTGGACTTGGGACTGGTGGCGCCCAGGTGCGAGTACTACGAGCAGCTGGCCCACAGACGACCCACAACGCCAACCTTGCCTACACCCACTCCCTACCGGCCGCGGCCCAAGAGGCAGGCCTACTCCCTGGATCGAGGACGTAGCCGGAGACGAATTCCTGCTGCAGCAGTGGGTGCTCCGGAACTGCCGCCGCCGAAACCACGTTCCTCGAAACCGAAAGTGCAACGCCGTTGCATCAAACTGGCCACCGAGGTGAAGATCTCCTACGGACACGAGGGTGACAGCGAGGGCGAGGAGGAGGCTGGCCCTAGGGAGGAGGTGGACTTGGAAACGGTGCCACTGCCACCACCGCCAGCTGCTGGGAATCTCAATCAGGCGAAGACAGGCCAAGACAGAAGTGTAATTGACAGTCTGGCGGCGGttaagcagcagcagcagatggCTCTGGCCCTGGCCCGCAACGGGAGCATTAGCACCTTTGGCCAACCCAGCCAGGTAGCCACTCGCATTGTGCCCGTTCGCGTGGAAGCCTCGTCCGATCACCTGAAGCTGAGCGCCCAGCAGATCTACGACGACGCCTGCTCGTATTTGCAGGATCACCGCCGGCAGGAGATGGCGGAGGAGGAACCGACCTATGTAAGTGCCACCAGTGGGATCAagttgctccagcggcagggCAGTACTCCTGGTACCCCTACAACTCCTGCGacgccaccaccacctccacctctAATGCGTGCCAAATCTGGCGAGGAATCTGAAAACAAAGCGAAGCAATCCAGGAGGCAGGGCGGAGTCTATAGCCTGGGTACGGAATCAGAGACAGAAGCAGAGAAGCAACACGAGGCCCATGTGGAGATAGCCCAATTGGAGGCCAAATACGCCCACATTCAGCAGTCCATTGCGGAGCATCTGCGTCAAATCGATGCTTACATGATAAATGCCAAGCAGGCGCTGGAGAGGAGTGTCCAAACCACGCCAGTGCCCACTACTACACCACccccgccaccaccaccacctcctcctcctccggcgCCAGCCAGACCCATTAGCTCCGGCAACAACGAATCCTGGGACATCTTTGCCCATCGGCAGTCGCCCATTCTGACCATGGAGAGTCCCTTACAGGCCATCCTTCGCCAGATATACACCCGGGCAGCTGGACTTCCCCTTGGCGGACCCAAAGAGGCAGCTCCAGTCGAAGAGCCAGAGGAGTCTCTTACCGAGAACGTGCCCATAGTGGAAAGAGCCCTGGAGGACCTGCACAAGATTGCCCAGGCTCTGGAGGGCAAGCCCAGAAAGGAGAAGAAGGAAGTGGACCACATAGAGGTCCGGTCCACACCAGCTGCCGTTCAGGCACAGCACGTAGTCATCGAGGACGATGATGGGGAGTACAGGCACGTATCGGATGTAATTGCCAACTACGAgcagttggccaaaaaagaGTTTGAGGAGTGGAAGGAGGAGCAAGTGGCGAGGAAGGAGTCAAAAGATGTTAAGCAGGAACTCAAGGAAAGTGAAAACAAGCTGCAGGCCAAACAGGATTTAAAGTCTAAGGTAGAACTCCAAAGAGAACCAGAAGAACCTGCGGGCACAACCGAAACGGATCATCTAGAACCTTCCTGTGCCCACGACTCCTTTTCTGCCGCCTGCTGTCCTGTTTGCGATGAACTCCGCGGATCCCCCAACAACTGGGGTAAACTAACCAAGGCCGATCAGTGGAGAATTGCCAATTTGCACAACGAGCCTCTGGAGAACTACAAGGCCACATATGAAATACGTAGTCCCTACATTTCCAGACAAATATCCTGGGAGGAGACCCAAACGGCTCCAGTGGAGAAGTTGCAACGACAGCGGAGCTTAGTGGAGATTGTGACGACGCCGGCTTCGgattcgcctcctccaacgCCCACCCCGGCGCCACCTCCACCGCCTCCGCCGCCACCGATGCCACCAGCGCGCCTAAAGCTCCAGGAACCTGAAGTCACCTGGGAGCGAAGTCGCTCGCCCAGCCCTCTCCCCTCGCGCAAATATCCAGCACCGCTCATAGAAGCCCCACAAAGGGCCAGTTCCCCATTTGGTCTGAATCCTGTGACGGCCAAGGCCTCTCCACCATCGCCCGTCAATCTTCCCCAGAAATACAGCCATGTGCCGCAACTGGAGGGTCACAATATAGGGTTACTGGTGAAGACCGCTACGGAGCCACTGCAGCAGAGCATGTCGGCATCTTCCTTCCTGCTGGCATCTACACCGCCGGCCACTCCCACGCGTCCTGTGGCCCAGCCGTCGCCTTTTGACTTCCCAGCTCAGGACTCGGAGGCAGACAAGTTCAGGTCGCTGGCTTCGTTTGACgaagtgcagcagcagcagggtAACAAGGACTTTAACTACAATAGATCCTTTGATAATGTGTCGCCACGCCCCTATCTGGGCATCGAAG GCTACAAGCGAGTGGCCTGGCCACCGGCCTCCGAGGAGCGGATCATCCGCGAGTTCACCCCCCAGCCGGCCACCCAGAGCCCGGCCCCGGGATCCGGAGGCTACTATCCGCAATCGGTCGCTGCTCCGCCCAGCCATGCTGCTGCAGCCCCACCCCAG TCCAACTATCCGCAGCAGGAACCGCTGCAGGCCGGGAGCAATGTGGGCGGTGGCTGGAAGCATATCGGTGCCCCTCAACCCAAGAACCACAACGAGTTTACGGTCCCTGGATCGGGATCAGGAGTGGGATCCCTGCCACAGCAGCAGTACCAGCAGCAGCCAAActaccaacagcagcag CAGCAGCAATACGGTGCTCCATCCTACGGTGGCTACCAGCAACAGTCTGCCCCACAGCAGCCTGCTCCAcagtggcagcaacagcagcagcaggtgcCTCAGCAGCAATACCAGCCGCAACCCCAGGCACAGGCTCCCTACCAGCAGCCACAGTGGAACCAgccacaacagcagcagccatcGTACCAGAGCTCACCGTACCAGCAACAGCCATCCCAGCAGCAGCCTTCTTACTATCCCCAGCAAAACGGTGGCTCGACCTTTGCTCAACCACAATACAATTCTTATTCGCagccccagcagcagcagcagccatcTCAGCTGCCCTATTCGCAGGATCAGCCTGATCTGCAGCAGCAGCCTGGTGCCTTCGCTGGCCAGGATAGCTACCGTGGCGCCAGCCCAGGGATCATCACCCTGCGCAAGGAGGCGCCCGTTACGCAGAAGCCTGCGCCAGTTTATACTTCGCAGCCAGCCGCCGTCAGCTATCAGG GAGGCAGCAAATTGCGCGGAGATTTGAAATGGCCACCACCAGAATACAAGGAGGCCGCAGCTCGTGAGAACGAAGAGCGTCGCCTTTTGGCGTTGGGCCCCGTCTGCCGTCCACGACGAGTCAACAGG GACTATACTGGCTTCTTTGCCAAGCACCAGCTGAACAATGCCTATCCCACCTACAAGGTGCCTCCCGGCACCCAGCACATGTTCGCCTAA